The following coding sequences lie in one Phyllopteryx taeniolatus isolate TA_2022b chromosome 4, UOR_Ptae_1.2, whole genome shotgun sequence genomic window:
- the ptpn9b gene encoding tyrosine-protein phosphatase non-receptor type 9 isoform X1, whose amino-acid sequence MAEALTTQEHLYTTKTKELTLPFQYFWRGLYVVFQAVEEFLSEVRCREQPHCAGLVSQATAVKFLMARKFDVSRAVDLLQAYKNTRIKEGIINIDPDEEPLRSELLSGKFTILPGRDANGAALALFTARLHRPDVTTHKAVLQAIIYQLDKAIDSVQTQRDGLLFIYDMTNSSYGNFDYDLCVKILNLLKGAFPARLKCVFIVSSPLWFRAPFAVLRLFVREKLRERVCTVKAHKLANHIPVSSLPEHLGGTSQYSHVAWIQSCINANTVEGDAQVHDTHDCVGSLLRSYSLECGDPSVGAALTHGHLSTQLGSEQAAANSHFYDDSNASQHKHCGVDEGRTLGHSQLSPHSAANRLPGNHQHWNGSAGSGNNRSPNSNMNDRGRPAPPQSDTPPDTPLPHKGDGDAVDCRTTDSDRGPLSEHIKEVDDEGEGDEGVPPLPQKALPRPFHQPTSQTSPLSSSWSPDDEDWRMEESVHMPEQGGMAMHELVDHVKRKKKKGIYREYEEIRKEPPAGTFDYSKKLSNQLKNRYSDVLCLDQSRVRLCQLCDDEDETSDYINASFMDGYKRRKAYIATQGPLPKTFGDFWRMVWEQMVLIIVMTTRVVERGRVKCGQYWPLEEDRTEQHGCFLVRNTHIQVFRDFKLSHLELCNTQSGERRDVCHYLYVSWPDFGVPKSASAMLDFREDVLQRQDVAVQSLGSSWKGPPGGPPVVVHCSAGIGRTGTFCTLDICLSRLEDIGTVDVHQTVRRMRTQRAFSIQTWEQYYFCYTAVIEYAVRRSKLSPVQWSDSEIETDSE is encoded by the exons ATGGCGGAAGCCCTGACAACTCAGGAGCACCTG tatacaacaaaaacaaaggaattgaccttgccgttccaatacttttggaggggactgtatgtggTGTTCCAGGCTGTGGAGGAGTTCCTGAGTGAGGTGCGTTGCAGGGAGCAGCCTCACTGCGCCGGGCTCGTCTCCCAAGCCACAGCTGTTAAGTTTCTTATGGCCCGCAAGTTTGACGTCTCCCGAGCCGTCGACCTCCTCCAAGCATACAAG AACACAAGAATCAAAGAGGGGATCATCAATATAGACCCCGACGAGGAGCCCCTCCGTTCTGAGCTGCTGAGTGGCAAATTCACCATCCTG CCTGGACGCGACGCAAATGGTGCTGCGCTCGCGCTCTTCACAGCTCGCCTCCATCGGCCAGACGTGACCACTCACAAAGCTGTGCTGCAGGCCATCATCTATCAGCTGGATAAAGCCATAGACAG TGTTCAAACCCAGAGAGACGgacttttatttatatatgacATGACCAACTCCAGTTATGGGAATTTCGACTATGATCTCTGTGTCAAGATCCTCAATTTGCTCAAG GGGGCGTTTCCTGCTCGtttaaaatgtgtctttatCGTGTCTTCGCCTCTCTGGTTTCGAGCACCTTTTGCCGTTCTACGCCTCTTTGTGCGTGAGAAGCTGAGAGAACGG GTGTGCACAGTGAAGGCTCACAAGCTGGCCAATCACATCCCAGTCTCCTCCCTCCCTGAGCACCTTGGCGGGACATCCCAGTATAGCCACGTGGCCTGGATCCAGTCCTGCATCAACGCAAACACTGTAGAGGGTGACGCGCAAGTACACGACACGCACGACTGCGTGGGAAGCCTTCTGCGTTCTTACAGCCTCGAGTGCGGCGACCCGAGCGTCGGCGCCGCGCTGACCCACGGCCATTTAAGTACTCAGCTTGGCTCGGAGCAAGCCGCGGCTAACTCTCATTTCTATGACGATAGCAATGCGAGCCAACACAAGCACTGTGGTGTGGACGAGGGCAGGACTCTGGGTCATTCTCAGCTGAGCCCGCATTCTGCTGCAAACAGGCTACCGGGGAATCACCAACACTGGAACGGCTCAGCTGGGAGCGGAAACAACAGGAGCCCCAATTCTAACATGAACGATCGTGGACGTCCGGCTCCCCCCCAGTCGGACACACCCCCTGACACGCCGCTCCCTCACAAAGGCGATGGGGACGCGGTGGATTGCAGGACAACAGACTCGGATCGCGGACCTCTGAGTGAGCATATTAAAGAGGTGGATGACGAGGGTGAGGGAGATGAGGGCGTGCCGCCGCTGCCCCAGAAAGCTTTGCCCAGACCGTTCCACCAGCCCACCTCCCAGACGTCGCCCTTGTCCTCATCATGGAGTCCTGATGACGAGGACTGGCGCATGGAGGAGTCCGTTCACATGCCGGAACAGGGAGGAATGGCGATGCACGAGTTGGTGGATCATGtcaagaggaaaaagaagaaagggATCTATCGGGAGTATGAGGAGATTCGCAAGGAGCCACCCGCAGGCACCTTCGACTACTCCAA GAAACTCTCCAATCAGCTCAAGAATCGGTACAGCGATGTTCTGTGTCTGGACCAATCCCGAGTGCGACTCTGCCAGCTCTGTGACGACGAGGACGAA ACTTCAGATTACATTAATGCTAGCTTCATGGATGGCTACAAGAGGAGAAAGGCATACATTGCTACTCAGG GTCCTTTGCCCAAAACATTCGGGGACTTTTGGCGCATGGTGTGGGAGCAGATGGTACTTATCATTGTCATGACAACGAG AGTGGTGGAGCGGGGGCGTGTAAAATGCGGTCAGTACTGGCCGCTGGAGGAAGATAGAACAGAGCAACATGGATGTTTCCTGGTCAGGAACACCCACATCCAGGTCTTCCGCGACTTCAAACTCTCACATCTGGAGCTCTGTAATACTCAG tctGGGGAGAGACGGGACGTGTGCCACTACCTCTACGTCAGCTGGCCGGACTTCGGGGTGCCCAAGAGTGCGTCGGCCATGTTGGACTTTCGCGAGGACGTTCTTCAGAGGCAGGACGTCGCAGTCCAGAGTCTGGGCTCCAGTTGGAAGGGGCCTCCAGGGGGCCCTCCCGTGGTGGTACACTGCAGCGCTGGCATCGGCCGGACAG GCACATTCTGCACACTGGACATCTGCCTGTCCCGGCTGGAGGACATCGGCACGGTAGACGTCCACCAGACAGTGCGGCGCATGCGTACGCAGAGGGCTTTCAGCATTCAGACCTGGGAGCAGTACTACTTCtgctacacagcggtcatcgagtACGCCGTGCGCCGCAGCAAGCTGAGCCCGGTGCAGTGGTCTGACTCGGAAATCGAGACAGACAGCGAGTGA
- the ptpn9b gene encoding tyrosine-protein phosphatase non-receptor type 9 isoform X4, whose product MARKFDVSRAVDLLQAYKNTRIKEGIINIDPDEEPLRSELLSGKFTILPGRDANGAALALFTARLHRPDVTTHKAVLQAIIYQLDKAIDSVQTQRDGLLFIYDMTNSSYGNFDYDLCVKILNLLKGAFPARLKCVFIVSSPLWFRAPFAVLRLFVREKLRERVCTVKAHKLANHIPVSSLPEHLGGTSQYSHVAWIQSCINANTVEGDAQVHDTHDCVGSLLRSYSLECGDPSVGAALTHGHLSTQLGSEQAAANSHFYDDSNASQHKHCGVDEGRTLGHSQLSPHSAANRLPGNHQHWNGSAGSGNNRSPNSNMNDRGRPAPPQSDTPPDTPLPHKGDGDAVDCRTTDSDRGPLSEHIKEVDDEGEGDEGVPPLPQKALPRPFHQPTSQTSPLSSSWSPDDEDWRMEESVHMPEQGGMAMHELVDHVKRKKKKGIYREYEEIRKEPPAGTFDYSKKLSNQLKNRYSDVLCLDQSRVRLCQLCDDEDETSDYINASFMDGYKRRKAYIATQGPLPKTFGDFWRMVWEQMVLIIVMTTRVVERGRVKCGQYWPLEEDRTEQHGCFLVRNTHIQVFRDFKLSHLELCNTQSGERRDVCHYLYVSWPDFGVPKSASAMLDFREDVLQRQDVAVQSLGSSWKGPPGGPPVVVHCSAGIGRTGTFCTLDICLSRLEDIGTVDVHQTVRRMRTQRAFSIQTWEQYYFCYTAVIEYAVRRSKLSPVQWSDSEIETDSE is encoded by the exons ATGGCCCGCAAGTTTGACGTCTCCCGAGCCGTCGACCTCCTCCAAGCATACAAG AACACAAGAATCAAAGAGGGGATCATCAATATAGACCCCGACGAGGAGCCCCTCCGTTCTGAGCTGCTGAGTGGCAAATTCACCATCCTG CCTGGACGCGACGCAAATGGTGCTGCGCTCGCGCTCTTCACAGCTCGCCTCCATCGGCCAGACGTGACCACTCACAAAGCTGTGCTGCAGGCCATCATCTATCAGCTGGATAAAGCCATAGACAG TGTTCAAACCCAGAGAGACGgacttttatttatatatgacATGACCAACTCCAGTTATGGGAATTTCGACTATGATCTCTGTGTCAAGATCCTCAATTTGCTCAAG GGGGCGTTTCCTGCTCGtttaaaatgtgtctttatCGTGTCTTCGCCTCTCTGGTTTCGAGCACCTTTTGCCGTTCTACGCCTCTTTGTGCGTGAGAAGCTGAGAGAACGG GTGTGCACAGTGAAGGCTCACAAGCTGGCCAATCACATCCCAGTCTCCTCCCTCCCTGAGCACCTTGGCGGGACATCCCAGTATAGCCACGTGGCCTGGATCCAGTCCTGCATCAACGCAAACACTGTAGAGGGTGACGCGCAAGTACACGACACGCACGACTGCGTGGGAAGCCTTCTGCGTTCTTACAGCCTCGAGTGCGGCGACCCGAGCGTCGGCGCCGCGCTGACCCACGGCCATTTAAGTACTCAGCTTGGCTCGGAGCAAGCCGCGGCTAACTCTCATTTCTATGACGATAGCAATGCGAGCCAACACAAGCACTGTGGTGTGGACGAGGGCAGGACTCTGGGTCATTCTCAGCTGAGCCCGCATTCTGCTGCAAACAGGCTACCGGGGAATCACCAACACTGGAACGGCTCAGCTGGGAGCGGAAACAACAGGAGCCCCAATTCTAACATGAACGATCGTGGACGTCCGGCTCCCCCCCAGTCGGACACACCCCCTGACACGCCGCTCCCTCACAAAGGCGATGGGGACGCGGTGGATTGCAGGACAACAGACTCGGATCGCGGACCTCTGAGTGAGCATATTAAAGAGGTGGATGACGAGGGTGAGGGAGATGAGGGCGTGCCGCCGCTGCCCCAGAAAGCTTTGCCCAGACCGTTCCACCAGCCCACCTCCCAGACGTCGCCCTTGTCCTCATCATGGAGTCCTGATGACGAGGACTGGCGCATGGAGGAGTCCGTTCACATGCCGGAACAGGGAGGAATGGCGATGCACGAGTTGGTGGATCATGtcaagaggaaaaagaagaaagggATCTATCGGGAGTATGAGGAGATTCGCAAGGAGCCACCCGCAGGCACCTTCGACTACTCCAA GAAACTCTCCAATCAGCTCAAGAATCGGTACAGCGATGTTCTGTGTCTGGACCAATCCCGAGTGCGACTCTGCCAGCTCTGTGACGACGAGGACGAA ACTTCAGATTACATTAATGCTAGCTTCATGGATGGCTACAAGAGGAGAAAGGCATACATTGCTACTCAGG GTCCTTTGCCCAAAACATTCGGGGACTTTTGGCGCATGGTGTGGGAGCAGATGGTACTTATCATTGTCATGACAACGAG AGTGGTGGAGCGGGGGCGTGTAAAATGCGGTCAGTACTGGCCGCTGGAGGAAGATAGAACAGAGCAACATGGATGTTTCCTGGTCAGGAACACCCACATCCAGGTCTTCCGCGACTTCAAACTCTCACATCTGGAGCTCTGTAATACTCAG tctGGGGAGAGACGGGACGTGTGCCACTACCTCTACGTCAGCTGGCCGGACTTCGGGGTGCCCAAGAGTGCGTCGGCCATGTTGGACTTTCGCGAGGACGTTCTTCAGAGGCAGGACGTCGCAGTCCAGAGTCTGGGCTCCAGTTGGAAGGGGCCTCCAGGGGGCCCTCCCGTGGTGGTACACTGCAGCGCTGGCATCGGCCGGACAG GCACATTCTGCACACTGGACATCTGCCTGTCCCGGCTGGAGGACATCGGCACGGTAGACGTCCACCAGACAGTGCGGCGCATGCGTACGCAGAGGGCTTTCAGCATTCAGACCTGGGAGCAGTACTACTTCtgctacacagcggtcatcgagtACGCCGTGCGCCGCAGCAAGCTGAGCCCGGTGCAGTGGTCTGACTCGGAAATCGAGACAGACAGCGAGTGA
- the adamtsl7 gene encoding thrombospondin type-1 domain-containing protein 4 isoform X1, producing the protein MRMQLVHQPMEPAGKTRSECGPGNRTRTSVRLMHHVTDLPLNSCHGERPQEVTSCNSGPCQNRLEWFAGPWGQCSAECGNGTQTRRVACILQNKGRTEVVAPVKCSATPQPITAQPCTLKLCGVRWYVTAWSTCSRSCNGSFRAREVRCLTDNVAPSEQCDPARFDPRESRRMQLTAMWS; encoded by the exons ATGCGCATGCAGTTGGTTCACCAGCCAATGGAGCCGGCAGGTAAAACACGTTCAGAATGCGGTCCGGGCAATCGAACCAGAACGAGCGTACGCCTGATGCACCACGTGACCGACCTTCCGTTGAACAGCTGCCATGGTGAACGTCCACAGGAAGTGACCTCATGTAATTCCGGTCCGTGCCAAAACCGCCTAGAGTGGTTCGCTGGACCATGGGGTCAG TGTTCTGCAGAGTGCGGAAATGGCACTCAGACCCGGCGCGTGGCTTGCATTCTTCAAAACAAAGGTCGCACGGAGGTGGTGGCCCCAGTGAAATGTTCCGCTACACCTCAGCCGATCACAGCTCAGCCCTGCACGCTGAAACTATGTGGTGTCCGCTGGTATGTCACGGCGTGGAGCACG TGTTCGCGCTCCTGCAACGGCAGCTTTCGTGCGCGTGAGGTGCGTTGTCTCACCGACAACGTGGCTCCGAGTGAGCAGTGTGACCCCGCCCGCTTTGACCCCAGAGAGTCGAGAAGAATGCAACTCACAGCCATGTGGAGCTGA
- the ptpn9b gene encoding tyrosine-protein phosphatase non-receptor type 9 isoform X2, with translation MAEALTTQEHLAVEEFLSEVRCREQPHCAGLVSQATAVKFLMARKFDVSRAVDLLQAYKNTRIKEGIINIDPDEEPLRSELLSGKFTILPGRDANGAALALFTARLHRPDVTTHKAVLQAIIYQLDKAIDSVQTQRDGLLFIYDMTNSSYGNFDYDLCVKILNLLKGAFPARLKCVFIVSSPLWFRAPFAVLRLFVREKLRERVCTVKAHKLANHIPVSSLPEHLGGTSQYSHVAWIQSCINANTVEGDAQVHDTHDCVGSLLRSYSLECGDPSVGAALTHGHLSTQLGSEQAAANSHFYDDSNASQHKHCGVDEGRTLGHSQLSPHSAANRLPGNHQHWNGSAGSGNNRSPNSNMNDRGRPAPPQSDTPPDTPLPHKGDGDAVDCRTTDSDRGPLSEHIKEVDDEGEGDEGVPPLPQKALPRPFHQPTSQTSPLSSSWSPDDEDWRMEESVHMPEQGGMAMHELVDHVKRKKKKGIYREYEEIRKEPPAGTFDYSKKLSNQLKNRYSDVLCLDQSRVRLCQLCDDEDETSDYINASFMDGYKRRKAYIATQGPLPKTFGDFWRMVWEQMVLIIVMTTRVVERGRVKCGQYWPLEEDRTEQHGCFLVRNTHIQVFRDFKLSHLELCNTQSGERRDVCHYLYVSWPDFGVPKSASAMLDFREDVLQRQDVAVQSLGSSWKGPPGGPPVVVHCSAGIGRTGTFCTLDICLSRLEDIGTVDVHQTVRRMRTQRAFSIQTWEQYYFCYTAVIEYAVRRSKLSPVQWSDSEIETDSE, from the exons ATGGCGGAAGCCCTGACAACTCAGGAGCACCTG GCTGTGGAGGAGTTCCTGAGTGAGGTGCGTTGCAGGGAGCAGCCTCACTGCGCCGGGCTCGTCTCCCAAGCCACAGCTGTTAAGTTTCTTATGGCCCGCAAGTTTGACGTCTCCCGAGCCGTCGACCTCCTCCAAGCATACAAG AACACAAGAATCAAAGAGGGGATCATCAATATAGACCCCGACGAGGAGCCCCTCCGTTCTGAGCTGCTGAGTGGCAAATTCACCATCCTG CCTGGACGCGACGCAAATGGTGCTGCGCTCGCGCTCTTCACAGCTCGCCTCCATCGGCCAGACGTGACCACTCACAAAGCTGTGCTGCAGGCCATCATCTATCAGCTGGATAAAGCCATAGACAG TGTTCAAACCCAGAGAGACGgacttttatttatatatgacATGACCAACTCCAGTTATGGGAATTTCGACTATGATCTCTGTGTCAAGATCCTCAATTTGCTCAAG GGGGCGTTTCCTGCTCGtttaaaatgtgtctttatCGTGTCTTCGCCTCTCTGGTTTCGAGCACCTTTTGCCGTTCTACGCCTCTTTGTGCGTGAGAAGCTGAGAGAACGG GTGTGCACAGTGAAGGCTCACAAGCTGGCCAATCACATCCCAGTCTCCTCCCTCCCTGAGCACCTTGGCGGGACATCCCAGTATAGCCACGTGGCCTGGATCCAGTCCTGCATCAACGCAAACACTGTAGAGGGTGACGCGCAAGTACACGACACGCACGACTGCGTGGGAAGCCTTCTGCGTTCTTACAGCCTCGAGTGCGGCGACCCGAGCGTCGGCGCCGCGCTGACCCACGGCCATTTAAGTACTCAGCTTGGCTCGGAGCAAGCCGCGGCTAACTCTCATTTCTATGACGATAGCAATGCGAGCCAACACAAGCACTGTGGTGTGGACGAGGGCAGGACTCTGGGTCATTCTCAGCTGAGCCCGCATTCTGCTGCAAACAGGCTACCGGGGAATCACCAACACTGGAACGGCTCAGCTGGGAGCGGAAACAACAGGAGCCCCAATTCTAACATGAACGATCGTGGACGTCCGGCTCCCCCCCAGTCGGACACACCCCCTGACACGCCGCTCCCTCACAAAGGCGATGGGGACGCGGTGGATTGCAGGACAACAGACTCGGATCGCGGACCTCTGAGTGAGCATATTAAAGAGGTGGATGACGAGGGTGAGGGAGATGAGGGCGTGCCGCCGCTGCCCCAGAAAGCTTTGCCCAGACCGTTCCACCAGCCCACCTCCCAGACGTCGCCCTTGTCCTCATCATGGAGTCCTGATGACGAGGACTGGCGCATGGAGGAGTCCGTTCACATGCCGGAACAGGGAGGAATGGCGATGCACGAGTTGGTGGATCATGtcaagaggaaaaagaagaaagggATCTATCGGGAGTATGAGGAGATTCGCAAGGAGCCACCCGCAGGCACCTTCGACTACTCCAA GAAACTCTCCAATCAGCTCAAGAATCGGTACAGCGATGTTCTGTGTCTGGACCAATCCCGAGTGCGACTCTGCCAGCTCTGTGACGACGAGGACGAA ACTTCAGATTACATTAATGCTAGCTTCATGGATGGCTACAAGAGGAGAAAGGCATACATTGCTACTCAGG GTCCTTTGCCCAAAACATTCGGGGACTTTTGGCGCATGGTGTGGGAGCAGATGGTACTTATCATTGTCATGACAACGAG AGTGGTGGAGCGGGGGCGTGTAAAATGCGGTCAGTACTGGCCGCTGGAGGAAGATAGAACAGAGCAACATGGATGTTTCCTGGTCAGGAACACCCACATCCAGGTCTTCCGCGACTTCAAACTCTCACATCTGGAGCTCTGTAATACTCAG tctGGGGAGAGACGGGACGTGTGCCACTACCTCTACGTCAGCTGGCCGGACTTCGGGGTGCCCAAGAGTGCGTCGGCCATGTTGGACTTTCGCGAGGACGTTCTTCAGAGGCAGGACGTCGCAGTCCAGAGTCTGGGCTCCAGTTGGAAGGGGCCTCCAGGGGGCCCTCCCGTGGTGGTACACTGCAGCGCTGGCATCGGCCGGACAG GCACATTCTGCACACTGGACATCTGCCTGTCCCGGCTGGAGGACATCGGCACGGTAGACGTCCACCAGACAGTGCGGCGCATGCGTACGCAGAGGGCTTTCAGCATTCAGACCTGGGAGCAGTACTACTTCtgctacacagcggtcatcgagtACGCCGTGCGCCGCAGCAAGCTGAGCCCGGTGCAGTGGTCTGACTCGGAAATCGAGACAGACAGCGAGTGA
- the ptpn9b gene encoding tyrosine-protein phosphatase non-receptor type 9 isoform X3, translating into MAEALTTQEHLYTTKTKELTLPFQYFWRGLYVVFQAVEEFLSEVRCREQPHCAGLVSQATAVKFLMARKFDVSRAVDLLQAYKNTRIKEGIINIDPDEEPLRSELLSGKFTILPGRDANGAALALFTARLHRPDVTTHKAVLQAIIYQLDKAIDSVQTQRDGLLFIYDMTNSSYGNFDYDLCVKILNLLKVCTVKAHKLANHIPVSSLPEHLGGTSQYSHVAWIQSCINANTVEGDAQVHDTHDCVGSLLRSYSLECGDPSVGAALTHGHLSTQLGSEQAAANSHFYDDSNASQHKHCGVDEGRTLGHSQLSPHSAANRLPGNHQHWNGSAGSGNNRSPNSNMNDRGRPAPPQSDTPPDTPLPHKGDGDAVDCRTTDSDRGPLSEHIKEVDDEGEGDEGVPPLPQKALPRPFHQPTSQTSPLSSSWSPDDEDWRMEESVHMPEQGGMAMHELVDHVKRKKKKGIYREYEEIRKEPPAGTFDYSKKLSNQLKNRYSDVLCLDQSRVRLCQLCDDEDETSDYINASFMDGYKRRKAYIATQGPLPKTFGDFWRMVWEQMVLIIVMTTRVVERGRVKCGQYWPLEEDRTEQHGCFLVRNTHIQVFRDFKLSHLELCNTQSGERRDVCHYLYVSWPDFGVPKSASAMLDFREDVLQRQDVAVQSLGSSWKGPPGGPPVVVHCSAGIGRTGTFCTLDICLSRLEDIGTVDVHQTVRRMRTQRAFSIQTWEQYYFCYTAVIEYAVRRSKLSPVQWSDSEIETDSE; encoded by the exons ATGGCGGAAGCCCTGACAACTCAGGAGCACCTG tatacaacaaaaacaaaggaattgaccttgccgttccaatacttttggaggggactgtatgtggTGTTCCAGGCTGTGGAGGAGTTCCTGAGTGAGGTGCGTTGCAGGGAGCAGCCTCACTGCGCCGGGCTCGTCTCCCAAGCCACAGCTGTTAAGTTTCTTATGGCCCGCAAGTTTGACGTCTCCCGAGCCGTCGACCTCCTCCAAGCATACAAG AACACAAGAATCAAAGAGGGGATCATCAATATAGACCCCGACGAGGAGCCCCTCCGTTCTGAGCTGCTGAGTGGCAAATTCACCATCCTG CCTGGACGCGACGCAAATGGTGCTGCGCTCGCGCTCTTCACAGCTCGCCTCCATCGGCCAGACGTGACCACTCACAAAGCTGTGCTGCAGGCCATCATCTATCAGCTGGATAAAGCCATAGACAG TGTTCAAACCCAGAGAGACGgacttttatttatatatgacATGACCAACTCCAGTTATGGGAATTTCGACTATGATCTCTGTGTCAAGATCCTCAATTTGCTCAAG GTGTGCACAGTGAAGGCTCACAAGCTGGCCAATCACATCCCAGTCTCCTCCCTCCCTGAGCACCTTGGCGGGACATCCCAGTATAGCCACGTGGCCTGGATCCAGTCCTGCATCAACGCAAACACTGTAGAGGGTGACGCGCAAGTACACGACACGCACGACTGCGTGGGAAGCCTTCTGCGTTCTTACAGCCTCGAGTGCGGCGACCCGAGCGTCGGCGCCGCGCTGACCCACGGCCATTTAAGTACTCAGCTTGGCTCGGAGCAAGCCGCGGCTAACTCTCATTTCTATGACGATAGCAATGCGAGCCAACACAAGCACTGTGGTGTGGACGAGGGCAGGACTCTGGGTCATTCTCAGCTGAGCCCGCATTCTGCTGCAAACAGGCTACCGGGGAATCACCAACACTGGAACGGCTCAGCTGGGAGCGGAAACAACAGGAGCCCCAATTCTAACATGAACGATCGTGGACGTCCGGCTCCCCCCCAGTCGGACACACCCCCTGACACGCCGCTCCCTCACAAAGGCGATGGGGACGCGGTGGATTGCAGGACAACAGACTCGGATCGCGGACCTCTGAGTGAGCATATTAAAGAGGTGGATGACGAGGGTGAGGGAGATGAGGGCGTGCCGCCGCTGCCCCAGAAAGCTTTGCCCAGACCGTTCCACCAGCCCACCTCCCAGACGTCGCCCTTGTCCTCATCATGGAGTCCTGATGACGAGGACTGGCGCATGGAGGAGTCCGTTCACATGCCGGAACAGGGAGGAATGGCGATGCACGAGTTGGTGGATCATGtcaagaggaaaaagaagaaagggATCTATCGGGAGTATGAGGAGATTCGCAAGGAGCCACCCGCAGGCACCTTCGACTACTCCAA GAAACTCTCCAATCAGCTCAAGAATCGGTACAGCGATGTTCTGTGTCTGGACCAATCCCGAGTGCGACTCTGCCAGCTCTGTGACGACGAGGACGAA ACTTCAGATTACATTAATGCTAGCTTCATGGATGGCTACAAGAGGAGAAAGGCATACATTGCTACTCAGG GTCCTTTGCCCAAAACATTCGGGGACTTTTGGCGCATGGTGTGGGAGCAGATGGTACTTATCATTGTCATGACAACGAG AGTGGTGGAGCGGGGGCGTGTAAAATGCGGTCAGTACTGGCCGCTGGAGGAAGATAGAACAGAGCAACATGGATGTTTCCTGGTCAGGAACACCCACATCCAGGTCTTCCGCGACTTCAAACTCTCACATCTGGAGCTCTGTAATACTCAG tctGGGGAGAGACGGGACGTGTGCCACTACCTCTACGTCAGCTGGCCGGACTTCGGGGTGCCCAAGAGTGCGTCGGCCATGTTGGACTTTCGCGAGGACGTTCTTCAGAGGCAGGACGTCGCAGTCCAGAGTCTGGGCTCCAGTTGGAAGGGGCCTCCAGGGGGCCCTCCCGTGGTGGTACACTGCAGCGCTGGCATCGGCCGGACAG GCACATTCTGCACACTGGACATCTGCCTGTCCCGGCTGGAGGACATCGGCACGGTAGACGTCCACCAGACAGTGCGGCGCATGCGTACGCAGAGGGCTTTCAGCATTCAGACCTGGGAGCAGTACTACTTCtgctacacagcggtcatcgagtACGCCGTGCGCCGCAGCAAGCTGAGCCCGGTGCAGTGGTCTGACTCGGAAATCGAGACAGACAGCGAGTGA
- the adamtsl7 gene encoding thrombospondin type-1 domain-containing protein 4 isoform X2 — MHSKIGTCACSWFTSQWSRQEVTSCNSGPCQNRLEWFAGPWGQCSAECGNGTQTRRVACILQNKGRTEVVAPVKCSATPQPITAQPCTLKLCGVRWYVTAWSTCSRSCNGSFRAREVRCLTDNVAPSEQCDPARFDPRESRRMQLTAMWS, encoded by the exons atgcactccaaaATTGGGACATGCGCATGCAGTTGGTTCACCAGCCAATGGAGCCGGCAG GAAGTGACCTCATGTAATTCCGGTCCGTGCCAAAACCGCCTAGAGTGGTTCGCTGGACCATGGGGTCAG TGTTCTGCAGAGTGCGGAAATGGCACTCAGACCCGGCGCGTGGCTTGCATTCTTCAAAACAAAGGTCGCACGGAGGTGGTGGCCCCAGTGAAATGTTCCGCTACACCTCAGCCGATCACAGCTCAGCCCTGCACGCTGAAACTATGTGGTGTCCGCTGGTATGTCACGGCGTGGAGCACG TGTTCGCGCTCCTGCAACGGCAGCTTTCGTGCGCGTGAGGTGCGTTGTCTCACCGACAACGTGGCTCCGAGTGAGCAGTGTGACCCCGCCCGCTTTGACCCCAGAGAGTCGAGAAGAATGCAACTCACAGCCATGTGGAGCTGA